From a single Lewinella sp. LCG006 genomic region:
- a CDS encoding acyl carrier protein, with protein MNKTERIATIKRIVAPYVQEKAALENLNEDTDFIKDLKINSAHLVDIILDVEDEFDIEIEDEAMEQMLTVGAALAIIEDKVK; from the coding sequence ATGAATAAAACAGAAAGAATTGCCACTATCAAACGCATCGTAGCACCCTACGTACAGGAAAAAGCAGCCCTGGAAAACCTCAATGAAGACACCGATTTTATCAAAGATCTAAAAATCAACTCCGCCCACCTCGTAGACATCATCCTCGACGTAGAAGATGAATTCGACATTGAGATCGAAGACGAAGCCATGGAGCAAATGCTCACGGTAGGCGCTGCTTTGGCGATTATTGAAGACAAGGTCAAGTGA
- a CDS encoding beta-ketoacyl synthase, whose amino-acid sequence MKERVVITGVGVAAPNGVGKAAFTTAIRAGQSGIRYYETLQEMNFSCCIGGAPEISEELKLQYFSPLMLRNFLSSGILYGCIAGMDAWADAGLEVNEEVPDWDSGIVMGIGSSGVEKMREAAYLLDSGKVKRLGSTSVPQIMASGVSAYLGGMLGLGNQVTTNSSACTTGTESILMAYERVANGHAKRMLAGSTSDSGPYIWGGFDAMKVMNFRSNDIPQAASRPMSASAAGFVPGSGAGALVLETLSSAQARGATIYAEVLGGAINAGGQRQGGTMTAPNSRAVQRCIKDALRNSGVDANEVDLINGHLTATIKDPEEIQNWAAALGRKGADFPYIHSLKAMIGHCISAAGSIESVAAVLGLHHNFVFPSINCEDIHPEILEIIPSEKIVREQREDIPVNIIAKAGFGFGDVNACLLLKKYRL is encoded by the coding sequence ATGAAAGAAAGAGTCGTCATCACGGGAGTAGGCGTAGCGGCACCCAATGGTGTGGGTAAAGCAGCATTTACGACAGCCATTCGGGCGGGGCAATCCGGGATTCGTTATTACGAGACGCTCCAGGAAATGAATTTCTCGTGTTGTATTGGGGGAGCGCCAGAGATAAGTGAAGAGCTAAAGTTGCAGTATTTTTCGCCTTTGATGTTGCGCAATTTCCTCAGCTCCGGGATCCTCTACGGTTGTATAGCGGGCATGGATGCCTGGGCCGATGCTGGTTTGGAGGTAAACGAAGAAGTACCCGATTGGGACAGCGGCATTGTCATGGGCATTGGCAGCTCCGGGGTAGAAAAAATGCGCGAGGCCGCTTACCTGCTCGACAGTGGAAAAGTAAAACGATTGGGTAGCACCTCCGTTCCCCAGATCATGGCCAGTGGTGTGAGTGCCTACCTGGGGGGAATGCTGGGTTTGGGCAACCAAGTGACCACCAACTCCTCGGCCTGCACCACCGGAACAGAGTCGATTTTGATGGCTTACGAACGGGTAGCGAACGGCCACGCCAAACGGATGCTGGCCGGAAGCACCAGCGACAGCGGCCCCTACATCTGGGGAGGCTTTGACGCAATGAAAGTGATGAACTTCCGCAGCAATGATATCCCCCAGGCCGCCTCTCGCCCAATGAGTGCCTCCGCAGCAGGTTTTGTGCCGGGCAGTGGTGCCGGGGCCTTGGTGCTGGAAACCTTGAGTAGCGCCCAAGCCCGCGGAGCAACCATCTACGCTGAAGTACTAGGTGGTGCGATCAATGCTGGCGGCCAAAGACAGGGTGGCACCATGACGGCACCCAACTCGAGGGCAGTACAACGTTGCATCAAAGACGCTTTACGCAATAGCGGCGTCGACGCCAACGAAGTAGACCTCATCAACGGCCACCTTACCGCTACCATCAAAGACCCCGAAGAAATACAAAACTGGGCAGCAGCCTTGGGTAGAAAGGGAGCAGACTTTCCGTATATTCATTCCCTCAAAGCTATGATTGGACACTGTATCAGTGCTGCCGGAAGCATTGAAAGTGTAGCCGCCGTGCTGGGTTTACACCATAATTTTGTGTTTCCTTCCATCAATTGTGAAGACATTCATCCAGAAATTTTGGAAATCATACCTAGCGAAAAAATTGTCCGCGAACAGCGAGAAGATATTCCCGTAAACATCATTGCGAAAGCAGGGTTTGGATTCGGTGATGTCAACGCCTGTTTACTATTAAAAAAATACCGTCTCTAA
- a CDS encoding 3-hydroxyacyl-ACP dehydratase FabZ family protein, translating to MDKQTILKLLPYSEPFLFVDTLEVVTDDEVVGYYTYPEDAFFYRGHFKDHPVTPGVILTETMAQIGLVCMGIYLLRDKIAEGLEPGLAFSSQEVDYYKAVYPGEKVKVQATKEYFRFGKLKCKVEMHNAAGELVCKGVLAGMGRV from the coding sequence ATGGACAAGCAAACGATCCTAAAATTATTGCCGTATTCGGAGCCCTTCCTCTTTGTGGATACGCTGGAAGTGGTGACCGATGACGAGGTGGTGGGGTACTACACCTACCCCGAAGATGCGTTTTTCTACCGGGGGCATTTCAAAGATCATCCCGTCACGCCGGGCGTCATCCTCACCGAGACGATGGCGCAGATCGGATTGGTATGTATGGGCATCTACCTGCTACGCGACAAAATAGCCGAAGGGCTGGAACCCGGCCTTGCCTTTTCCTCCCAAGAGGTCGATTATTACAAGGCCGTTTATCCCGGAGAAAAGGTGAAAGTGCAGGCGACGAAAGAATATTTCCGATTCGGCAAATTGAAATGTAAGGTTGAAATGCACAATGCCGCAGGGGAGTTGGTTTGTAAGGGGGTATTGGCGGGGATGGGGAGGGTGTAA
- a CDS encoding AraC family transcriptional regulator translates to MKIQLETITSQDKSFSMMFNPRLSDLCYWHFHPEYELVYIEAATGTRHVGDHISTYEQNDLVLIGSNIPHLNFDYGVKTEYRKVVIHFKKDFIETHVNRVPELSPFTQLFNKSKYGLAFRGGIKKQIGEKLFHFEQLNAFQQYIQMLEVLDLLANAPDAELLHTQPYSNKFSEREQGRLRNIYAFVDKNYHKKIALSEVAAISNMSKEAFCRYFKKVSNYTFIEFLNRYRISQSKRLLMSGKSVSDACYQTGFESLSYFNRTFKKVTNENPRYFRKRYL, encoded by the coding sequence ATGAAAATTCAGCTCGAAACCATCACCAGTCAGGATAAATCATTTAGTATGATGTTCAATCCACGCCTGAGTGATTTATGTTACTGGCACTTCCATCCTGAGTATGAATTGGTCTATATTGAAGCAGCCACAGGTACTCGACATGTAGGAGATCACATATCTACTTATGAACAGAATGATTTGGTTTTGATTGGCTCAAATATCCCTCATTTAAACTTCGATTACGGCGTCAAGACGGAATATAGAAAAGTAGTAATTCACTTTAAAAAAGATTTTATTGAGACTCATGTTAATCGGGTACCCGAGTTATCTCCCTTTACTCAATTATTTAACAAGTCCAAATATGGTCTGGCATTTAGAGGAGGAATTAAAAAACAAATCGGGGAAAAACTATTTCACTTTGAACAGTTAAATGCCTTTCAGCAGTATATTCAAATGCTAGAGGTGTTAGACCTGCTTGCAAATGCTCCTGATGCTGAATTATTACATACACAACCTTACAGTAATAAATTTAGTGAAAGAGAGCAAGGCAGGTTAAGAAATATCTATGCCTTTGTCGATAAAAATTATCATAAAAAAATAGCGTTATCAGAAGTAGCAGCAATCAGTAACATGTCTAAAGAGGCTTTTTGCCGATACTTTAAGAAAGTAAGTAATTATACCTTTATTGAGTTTTTAAACCGCTATCGTATAAGTCAATCGAAGCGTCTTTTAATGTCTGGAAAGAGTGTTAGTGATGCCTGTTATCAAACAGGATTTGAAAGCTTGTCTTATTTTAATCGTACGTTTAAAAAAGTGACGAATGAAAATCCTCGCTATTTCAGAAAAAGGTATTTATAG
- a CDS encoding SDR family oxidoreductase, with protein MKNWAIILGGSSGLGLATAKELAHLGWNLAIVHRDRKSVMREVDAHFAEIAAMGVSLRTFNVDAMKPEKRQAVFDELKTILPAEGNIGVLVHSIAKGNLKPMLSEDGPRLQQDDFQLTIEAMAISLYEWVQALYESKLFGKDTRIISFTSEGNRKAWQNYAAVSAAKAALEAITRNIALEFAPYGFRANCVQAGTTDTASLRMIPGSEQLKAHSLQRNPFGRLTQPEDVARVVGLLVQPEAAWINGAVIPVDGGEHIR; from the coding sequence ATGAAAAACTGGGCGATCATATTAGGAGGTTCTTCAGGTCTGGGGCTGGCGACAGCCAAAGAACTGGCCCACTTGGGTTGGAACCTGGCCATCGTTCACCGCGATCGCAAATCGGTAATGAGAGAGGTAGACGCTCATTTCGCAGAGATCGCCGCGATGGGTGTGAGCTTGAGGACCTTTAACGTAGACGCCATGAAGCCGGAAAAGCGGCAAGCTGTCTTTGACGAACTAAAGACGATTTTGCCCGCAGAAGGGAACATCGGTGTACTGGTGCACAGCATCGCCAAGGGTAACCTCAAACCGATGCTTTCGGAAGATGGTCCACGCTTGCAACAGGATGATTTCCAGTTGACCATCGAAGCGATGGCCATCAGTCTGTACGAATGGGTGCAAGCCCTCTACGAGTCGAAATTGTTTGGCAAGGATACCCGCATCATCAGTTTCACCAGCGAGGGTAATCGCAAAGCCTGGCAAAACTACGCCGCCGTATCGGCAGCAAAGGCGGCACTGGAGGCCATCACGAGGAATATCGCGCTGGAGTTTGCGCCTTATGGCTTTCGGGCCAATTGTGTACAAGCTGGCACTACTGATACCGCCTCGTTGCGGATGATCCCCGGCAGCGAACAGCTCAAAGCTCACAGCCTGCAACGCAACCCTTTCGGTCGGCTCACCCAGCCCGAAGATGTAGCGCGTGTCGTAGGGCTTTTAGTACAACCCGAGGCCGCCTGGATCAATGGTGCCGTCATCCCGGTAGATGGCGGAGAACATATAAGGTAA
- a CDS encoding phytanoyl-CoA dioxygenase family protein: MKNTNPTMSTTMVPDNQHKDIPGNPSTAKSSNVQLRTAATEDTLKVLTKDQWSFWLEQGYVVIKNAVPREQAEATAAFLWEFEGKDPNDKNTWYTAPRAEMKMKELAGTGMVEVYNNQHLWNNRQTKKVYEAFVDIWGTEKLWVTIDRANLNFPMRPGYEYKGFIHWDYDPDTKPQNVQGVLALADQTDENMGGFQCIPWLFRNYDAWKLTQPEDRNHFKPDTTGLEDKIVKVPLEAGDLLIFNSSEPHGIRPNHSEDKVRIAQYISMMPAQEDNEALKEWRVNSWKNRIAPEGYAFPGDPRNWEQTKYERAELSDLGEKLLGLKKW, from the coding sequence ATGAAAAACACCAATCCAACGATGTCCACCACAATGGTTCCCGACAATCAACACAAGGATATTCCCGGCAATCCTTCTACTGCCAAAAGTAGCAATGTACAACTGAGAACAGCGGCTACGGAAGATACGCTAAAGGTACTAACGAAGGACCAATGGAGTTTTTGGCTAGAACAGGGTTACGTGGTTATCAAAAATGCTGTTCCTCGTGAACAAGCAGAAGCGACGGCTGCCTTTCTTTGGGAATTTGAAGGCAAGGATCCAAATGATAAAAACACTTGGTACACAGCCCCTCGTGCCGAAATGAAGATGAAAGAATTGGCAGGGACGGGCATGGTGGAAGTCTATAATAACCAACACCTTTGGAATAACCGCCAAACAAAAAAAGTGTATGAGGCATTCGTAGATATTTGGGGAACGGAGAAATTATGGGTAACGATAGACCGAGCCAATCTTAACTTTCCCATGCGTCCGGGGTATGAATACAAAGGATTCATCCATTGGGATTACGATCCTGATACTAAACCCCAAAATGTACAAGGGGTACTAGCATTAGCCGACCAAACGGATGAAAATATGGGCGGTTTTCAATGTATTCCTTGGTTGTTTAGAAATTATGATGCTTGGAAATTAACACAGCCTGAAGATAGAAATCATTTCAAACCAGATACGACTGGCTTGGAAGACAAAATTGTGAAAGTGCCGCTGGAAGCAGGTGACTTGTTGATTTTTAACAGCTCCGAACCCCACGGTATTCGTCCCAATCATTCGGAGGATAAAGTGAGAATTGCGCAATACATCTCCATGATGCCTGCTCAAGAAGATAATGAAGCGCTGAAAGAATGGCGCGTTAATTCTTGGAAAAATCGCATCGCCCCTGAAGGTTATGCCTTCCCTGGAGATCCTCGGAATTGGGAGCAAACAAAATACGAAAGAGCTGAATTATCCGATTTAGGAGAGAAATTACTGGGCTTGAAAAAATGGTAA
- a CDS encoding sodium:solute symporter, giving the protein MQFLDFSIIAIYFGFILWIAKWASEKKGDETFSSVDYFLAGKNQGWVVIGASLFASNIGSEIILGVSGAGARANMPMANFEILASLVLILFGWVFVPFYLRTGVYTMPEFLEKRYSRACRTYLSVVSVLAYIITKISLIIFAGALVFEVLGIPFWTGAIITVVATGFYTVLGGLKAVIYTDMVQAFILILGTAVISIFGLYQLGGWDEMINTIALAAQTEGNPSVDRFFNLWRPMEDTEYPWTGMLFGAPILGVWYWCTDQYIVQRALSAKDVSSARKGALFAGYLKLLPVFLFFIPGVIAYALLQKGMISYSMDNADQALPALITQFLPSGLKGLAIAGLLAALMSSLSSAFNSSSTLLTIDFYQKHQPDASEKDLVRFGRIATIVLVVASLGWIPFMNALMGGGIFHYLQSIQAYISPPIAAVFLLGLFFKWINARGAIVTLWTGFVIGIFRLVMEFMSNNKSILVAEDSILGYFLGINFLHFALFLFLFCAAVLMIVSKMSIPQTEASLELVTFQRDTKTSTFKWTTDVVLTLVLVILVLILWAVFSPIGVG; this is encoded by the coding sequence ATGCAATTTTTAGATTTCTCAATCATTGCCATTTATTTTGGATTTATTCTTTGGATAGCCAAATGGGCTTCTGAAAAAAAAGGGGATGAGACTTTTTCATCTGTTGATTACTTTTTGGCAGGTAAAAATCAAGGTTGGGTAGTCATTGGTGCATCGCTTTTTGCCTCCAATATTGGTTCAGAAATCATTTTAGGAGTGTCGGGTGCTGGTGCAAGAGCCAATATGCCGATGGCTAATTTCGAAATATTAGCTTCCTTGGTTTTGATATTATTTGGTTGGGTATTCGTTCCTTTTTATTTACGGACGGGGGTTTACACCATGCCTGAATTTTTGGAGAAACGGTATTCGAGAGCTTGCCGCACTTATTTATCGGTCGTTTCTGTTTTGGCATACATTATTACCAAGATATCGCTGATCATATTTGCTGGGGCCTTGGTTTTTGAAGTTTTGGGAATCCCTTTTTGGACTGGCGCGATTATCACGGTTGTCGCAACAGGTTTTTATACCGTGCTTGGTGGACTAAAAGCGGTGATTTATACGGATATGGTTCAAGCATTTATTTTAATACTGGGAACAGCTGTAATTTCAATTTTTGGTTTGTACCAGTTGGGCGGTTGGGACGAAATGATCAACACTATTGCGTTGGCCGCACAAACGGAAGGCAACCCTTCCGTTGATCGTTTTTTTAATTTATGGCGACCGATGGAAGATACAGAGTATCCGTGGACGGGTATGTTGTTTGGTGCTCCGATTTTAGGGGTTTGGTATTGGTGTACAGACCAGTACATCGTACAACGGGCGTTATCGGCCAAAGATGTCAGCAGTGCTCGTAAGGGGGCTTTGTTTGCCGGTTATTTGAAATTATTACCGGTCTTTCTCTTCTTTATTCCGGGAGTGATTGCTTATGCTTTGCTGCAAAAGGGGATGATTAGTTATTCGATGGATAATGCAGACCAAGCTTTACCTGCCTTAATCACTCAATTTTTGCCAAGCGGTTTGAAAGGCTTGGCAATAGCTGGGTTATTGGCAGCTTTGATGAGTTCTCTCTCTTCTGCATTCAATTCCAGTTCCACTTTATTAACGATTGATTTTTATCAAAAACACCAACCTGATGCATCTGAAAAAGACTTAGTTCGCTTTGGGAGGATTGCAACCATTGTTTTAGTCGTTGCAAGTTTAGGTTGGATTCCCTTTATGAATGCTCTCATGGGCGGAGGGATTTTTCATTACCTCCAAAGTATCCAAGCTTATATTTCTCCACCGATTGCCGCCGTTTTTCTGCTTGGTTTATTTTTTAAGTGGATAAACGCTCGTGGTGCAATTGTTACGTTGTGGACAGGATTTGTTATTGGTATTTTCAGATTGGTCATGGAGTTTATGTCGAATAATAAAAGTATCCTCGTTGCAGAGGATAGTATTTTAGGTTATTTTCTGGGAATCAATTTCTTACATTTTGCTTTGTTTTTATTCCTTTTCTGCGCTGCTGTTTTAATGATCGTAAGCAAAATGAGTATTCCTCAAACCGAAGCATCTTTAGAATTGGTAACTTTTCAAAGAGATACCAAGACTTCTACTTTCAAATGGACGACTGACGTAGTATTGACCCTTGTTTTGGTAATCTTGGTTTTAATCCTCTGGGCCGTTTTTAGTCCGATTGGAGTGGGGTGA